The sequence below is a genomic window from Rhodanobacteraceae bacterium.
CGTCAGCGCCCAGCGCATCGTCAGCGGCACATACACCAGCGGGCGCACACCGAAGGAAGTGCTGTCGAAACCCTCCGGCGCCACGCCGATGACGGTCAGGGTCTCGCCATTGACCTTGACCGGTTTGCCGATGATGTCCGGCGCGCCGCCCAGCTGCGATACCCAGTAGCGATGGTTCAGCACCGCCACGCGGCCCTTGCCGACGGCGGTGTCGTCGTCCTCCGCAATCAGCCGCCCCGCCGCCGGTGCCAGCCCGAGCACGGAAAAATAGTTCCCCGACACCATCAGCGCGCGTCCGGCCTGCGTGCGGCCTTCCACCGCCAGGTTGATCCCCAGGTCGCGATGGCCGGCAATCCCGGTGAACACCGATTGCTGCGCCTGCAGGTCGCGCAGCATCGGGTAGCTGAAGATCTGCTCGCGCGGGCCGATGCCGCTGTTGGAAGTCATCCCCCAGCGCGGACCCGCGGACGACAGCGCCACCAAGTCTTCCGCGGCCGCTACCGGCAGCCGGCGCAGCACCACCTGATCGTAAAGACTGTAGATCGCCGTGTTGGCGCCGATGCCCAGCGCCAGCGTCAGGGTGATGACCAGGGTGAAGCCCGGACGTTTGAGCAGGCCACGCAAGGCATGGCGCACATCAGCAATGAAAGCGAGCATCGAGGCTTCTCCGGGCGCAGTCCGGGATTCGCCTAGCAAGGCGCATGCCCGCGCCCAAGTGCCTGATTTCCCGTCCCTGAGCCCGGCCCGGGGCGCAACTTCGCACACTGCCGTTCGCAAACGGACATCGGCGCAGCCCGACCATCGCCCACGAAAAAGCCGCCTACCGGCGGCCCTTTCATTCCTGCCTGGCGGGCGCTTTGCGCCGCCGTCTTCTCCTCCGGCGAGACCGAGCCACCGGATCAGGTCAGGCGGGGCGTTCCGCCAGCCATGCGGCCAGCAGGGCCGGGCATTGGGCCTTGAGGGTCTTGCGCAGGGTCAGATTCTGGCCGTCGCGGACCAGTTGGTGGGCGAGGCGCAGCCATTGCGCGCCGGGACGCTGGTCGCTATCGGGTGGCAGCGGGAAGTCGACGCCGCGGGTCAGGCGACACCAGGCAGGAAAGGCCTGCATGGGCAGTGCGTCATCCAGATCGCACCAGTTGGCCCAGCGCCGGGACCAGGTGCGGCTGCTGCTCAGCCAGACCTCGGCCTCGTCCGGCCAGTCCAGGCACAGTTCGAGAAGGTCTGCCGCCAGGCTCTCACTCCACTGCGCCTGCTCGCAGAGCCCGGCATGCCACAGCAATGCGTCCGCCTGCTGGCGCCAGCGCGGATCCTGCTCCAGGGCGGAAATGGCCCGGGCAGTTTCGCCAAGCGCCTGCCACAGGTAGCTGGGGTGGGCGTGGCGGCAGGCGGAGTCGAAAGGCGGCGCGCCGGCATGCTCCAGCAGCGCATGCCAGGCCGGCCGGGTGAGCAGGGATGCGTCGCCCTGCAGGCAGCGCTCGGCGGCGGGCTGGAGCACGGATTCCAGCCAGGGGACCGCGTTGACTGGATCCGTCCAGCGCGGATCCCGGCGCTCGATGAGTTCGATGCAGTGTTCGCAATCAGCCAGGAAGGCGGCAAAGTCGGGCATGCGGGAAAGCGCGCTCAGGTGCTGGCGCGCGGCTGCCGTGTCCAGTGCACCCAGTGCGCGCCGCGCCCTGGCGGCGGCCATCTGAGCGGGCGAATGGCGGAACAGGTCGAGTTGATCGTCTGGCCCGATGCGGAACAACAGGCCTGACCACGCGGGATCCGCATCGGCAGGCTCCACCTCGGCCGGCGCCGGAATCGGCGGCGACAGAACAGCCGCGGGTGGCCCGAAAAGATCGAGGGTTTCACAGCGGATCAACGCGGCTGTTGCGACTTGCATGGACGCGCAGGGTTGCGACCGGGTCTTCATGCTCGGCAATTCCGGTCACTCGGACAAGCAGCCGGGGCCCTGACCTGCAGGGGCTTTGCGATGGTTCTCGTCAAGGCTCGCTGAGTTCGGGACGATGGACGCGAGGGTCGAAAACGGGATCTCAAGCCGGGAGACGAGTCGGAAGGAGGATCGACAGGGTCTGAACCAGGGGCGCCGGCCTCGCTTCGAGGCAAGGGAAAGTCGGGCGGCGGCTGGGCGCTGCTGGCGAGGGCGCCGGCGCTCCGGAGGCGGCGTTCCCGGGGCGGATCAGTGCGGGCGCTCGCGCCAGCCCTGGGGCAGGTCGTCATCGCCTTGCTTGCGGACGTGCTCGAGCACATCGGCCACCAGTTCGCGCGCGTCGCCGGAATCCGCGCCCTGGTGCTCCACGGTGAACTGCCAGGCGCGCTCCCACTCGGCCAGCGCCTCCTCGCCGTGACCGGTGGCGGCGAGCGCACGGGCGAGGGTCTGGCGGAATTCGGCGGGGACCCGGGTGTCGCTGCCGAGCGCGCGCTCGCCGTCGGCCACGTTCTGGCGCAGGGCTTCCAGGATCTCCCCGGCGCGGCCCTGGTCCACGCGCAGCCTCGCGAGGTTGTTGAATGCGATCAGTGTGCTGGTGTGCTGCGGCCCGTGCAGGCGCAACTGCGCCTCGTATCCGCGTTCATAGTAGGGCGCGGCCTGCTCCACCTTGCCCTGCTGGCGCAGCGCCGAGCCGAGGTTGTTGACCAGCGACAGGGTGGCGGCGTGGTCGGCGCCGTAGAGCTTTTCTGCCTGGTCCAGCAGTTCGCGCAGCAGTGGCTCGGCCGTGGCGAATTCGCGCCGCCGCAGCAGCACGATGGCCGCCTCCGATCGCGCCCGGTGCACCCGCGGATGGTCGGCGCCGTAGCGCTCGATCAGCAACGGGATGCCCTGGTCGAACAGCGGCTGCGCGCTGTCGGCATCGGCCGCGCGCAGGTAGATCGTGGCCAGCAGCAGGCCAACCTCCACCCGCAGCGGATCGCGCGGATCCAGGCTGGCCTGAGCCAGTCGAAGGGCGTCCTGCATGTGCTTGACCGCGCTCGGTGGATCGAGGATCTGCTGCACCCAGGCCAGGTCCGACAGCGCGCCGACCTGCATCGCCACATCGCCCGCGTGATGCGCCAGGGTGTCGGCCAGCGCGCGCGCCGCCACCTCGCGCGCCTTGGGGTCCTGGTCCATCTCATAGAGGGCCGTGGCCAGCGCACGGCGCGCCTGGATCGCCGCCGCTGCGTGCGCCAGCGGCGTGCCTTCGACACGCGCCAGCACCGCCGTCAGGGCGGTGGCCGATGCCTCCGACTTGCCGATCAGCCGCAGGTTGGCGCCGATCTGCGCGGTGGCCTCCAGCAGCAGCGCCGGATCCCCGGCCAGTTGCTCCTCGGCGCGGCGCTGGGCGCGGTCAAAGATGCGCTGCAACAGGGTGGTGTCCTGGCCACGCGCCTCGTCCGGGGTGATCCCACCCAGGACATCGCGCAGGAAACTCGCCAAAGTGGCCGAGCGCGCGGCCTCGCGGCGCGCCTGCGCGGCCGATTCCTCGGCCAGTTGCTGCGCCGCGCGCGCCTGCACCAGGCCATACAAGGCTAGGCCACTGCCGGCCAGGATGGCCAGCAGCACTGCGGCACTCGCGGCCAGTCCCAACCGATGCCGCCGCGCGAACTTGCCGATCACATAGCGCCGCGTACGCGGCAGCGCGCGCAGCGGGCGATGGCTGAGGTAGGCGTCCAGGTCCTCGGCCAGCTCCAGCGCGCTGGCGTAGCGGTCCGCGGGCAATTCCGCCAGTGCCTTGCGCAGGATCGCCCGCAGCTCGAAGGGCACCGCCGCCAGGGCTGCGGCCGTCGCGCGCTGCGGGCTGCCCTGCTGCAGCCGGCTGGTGCTCTGCGCCAGCAACTCGCGCAGGGTTTCCAGGCGCACGCTCTCGCGCGCCGCATCCGCGCCGGGCGCGAATGCCGCCAACAAAGTCATGCCCAGCGAATAGACGTCGCTGCGCAGATCCGGCGCGGCATCCCCGCGCGCCTGCTCCGGCGCCATGTAGCCGCGCGAACCCGCGACCGGCACGCGCATGCCGGCACCCGGCGTGCCCGCCACCGCGATGCCGAAGTCGATCAACTTGGGCTCCGGCCGTCCATCCACCAGCGGCACCAGGATGTTGCCCGGCTTGATGTCGCGGTGGACCACACCGCGCAGATGCGCGGGGTGCACGCCCAGGCAAATCCGCTGCAGCAGGCGCACGCGCGCCGCCGCGGGTGGCTGGGTACGCGCGAGGTACGCCTCCAGATCCTCGCCCTCCACCCACTCCAGCGCCAGGAAGGGCTCGCCGTGCAGCGTCCTGCCAAGCTCGTAGAGCCGCGCGATGGCCGGGTGTTCCACCTGCGCCAGCGCCTGCGCTTCCACCGCAAGCATTGCCGACAGCAGCGGATCCTGGCTGGCGCCGCGGATCAGCTTCAGCGCCACGGTGCGTTGCACCGGCTCCAGTTGCTCCGCGCGGTACACCCGGCCCATGCCGCCCTCGCCCACCAGCGCAACGATGCGATAGCGCCCCACCCGCGTATCCGGCGCCAGCAAGTCCGGCTGGACCAGCGGCGGCGTGACATCGTCGAGCTGGGTGCTGTCCGGATTGGGATCGATGGCCATGCTGGAGAGAGTCCCGGTTGCCCTGGCGCTGCGCATGGGGCGCATCGACGCGCAGCCTACGGGCTGGGAATGTACGTGCCGGCAACTGCCGCGCCAAGGGGCGCAGCCGGCCTGCGCGTCAGCATCGTGTTCCGTGCGTAGGTCCTTTGCCGGCGATTGACCTCAGGAGCCAATCCACATTCGCCCACAAAAAAGCCGCCCAACGGCGGCCCTTTCGTTCTTGCCTGGCGGCTGTCCGGCCAGCGCTTCCAGCGTCTGGCGACAGAACACATCCGCCTTGTCGCCCAGCTTGGCCATGCGCAGCTTGTCGCCGGGGGTCAGGGAAATCAGGCCAGCCAGTTGCCGCTCCACGGTCGATGGTTACGGGTCACCAGTCAAAGACGGATGCACGGTTCCCAGCCAGCGCTCGGTGAAACCCAACAACCGGCTCGCCTCGTCAAGGCAACTCGCTAACGCGCCGTCACTAATCGGATCGCCCTCGTAGTCGCTCAGGTTGCGCTGTTTACGCAAGGCATCGAGGACTATGACCGACGGCGGTGGCAAGCCCATGGTCAGGGTCAGGCATTGAAGCGCAGTTTGGTGGTGACCCGGCTGGCTGGTCGAGGTGCGATAACCGCTGGCCCAAAGCCCGATCATGGCGCACTGCTGGATGGCCTTGTACGCAGCATCGAAGCGGTTGTCCTTGCTGATCGACACCACCTGAGCGTCCGCCAGATTCCTGCGCGCAGCCGAAAGCAACTTCTGGATGGACCCGTGATCAGGCGCGTGCGCTTGAAGGCGCCCGATCACCCGCAAGTTCTCCAAGCTCATCGGCTCCTCCGATCACGAAAATCCGGGCGTCACTCAGCATTCGGGCAGCAAAGGCATCGCCGCGGTCCAAACGCTCGACAAGCTCTGTTGCCGAGTACAACACAGGATTGATTTCGCGTTGCAGCACTTGTTGCGCCGGATAAAGCGCCTGCACCAGTTCCGCGAATCCAAGGTCGCCCACCACCAGCAGATCGACGTCGCTGGCTGCGACTTCGCTGCCGCGCGCCACCGAACCGAAGATCAGCGCGAGCCGAATCCGCTCACGCAGCGGCGCCAACGCTTCGGCCAACACCGCCCGCGCACCGTGGGTCTTGCGGAACAGGCTGGCCAGTTCATCGAACAACGGGCAATCGCGATTGGCGCGGTAGCGCACCTGGTTGCCCTGCACGCTGCGCGACACCAGGCCGGAGTCGGCCAGCTTGCCCAACTCGCGCGTCAGCGTGCCGGCACTGCAGCCAGTCACCCGCGCCAACTCGCGCACGTGAAAGCTGGTGCCCGGCTGCAACAGCAAGACCGCCAGCACGCGCTGGCGATAGTCGCCGAACAGCAGATCCATCAAGCATGATGTGTTGCTCATAGGGCAACGATTGTTGCTCAATGGGAAACGACCAGGCAAGCGGCGGCGTGTCCGCGCCGAAGCGCCATCGCTGCTCGGGCTGGTCGGCTGCCGCAGCGCATCGAGTGCGATGCCCTCGGCGCTGCACCACTCAAGCTCGCCGCGCCCCTTCGCCGGCACAAGCTGTCACATTTGCCAGTGCGACTTTTCGCGTTCAAACAATACTTTGATCCTTTACTGCCCGATGTCACGCCCGACTTCCGAGGACAAGGCCATGCCGGAAGTAGCCTGGAAAACTGCAATCGAGCCTGGTGCGCATTGCCTGAGGAGGAAAAGGCGCGCCGCCGCTGGGAAATCATCCCTCGACGAGTAGCCGCGAGCATGGCTGCCGCAGGCGAACCAGTGAGCCTCGCGATGCTGGAAGCAGAACACGCAAAGAAGCAGATGCCGATGGTGCGGCCCCGGGTTTCGGTCATCCGAAGCACTGAACTACCTACGATTCAACCGGGCGAGCACCCGCTCGGCCTCCAGAACCCTGAACTGACGAAAGGACCGATGTCGATGAACCTTCAACAGCGCTGTTTTCCAGAGCATTCCCGCTCTGGCCTCATTGAAGCGACGTGTACGGCCGCCTCGACCGCGGCGCGCAGCCGGTTTTCCAGAGCATTCCCGCTCTGGCCTCATTGAAGCGAGCCCTCCCATGGTCGTCCGATGCGTCCGCCTGGTTTTCCAGAGCATTCCCGCTCTGGCCTCATTGAAGCGGCACGCGCGACCGCGCCGAGTCCGGCACCACGTCGGTTTTCCAGAGCATTCCCGCTCTGACCTCATTGAAGCTCAGGCTTCGGCAGCATCAGGTGGCGAGGCACCCAAGGCTTCCGCAAGCCCCACCCCATCGCCCACAAAAAAGCCGCCCAACGGCGGCCCTTTCGTTCTTGCCTGGCGGCTGGTTCACGCCGCCTTCTTCTCCTCGGGTGAGACCCGCGGGCCGGGTTTGAAGCGGCCACCGAGTTCGCGTCGCAGCGGTTCCAGCCCATTGGCTTGGCCCAGCAGCTTGAGCATGCTGTAGCCGCGGCTGGCCACGGTGAATGCATCGTTGCCCAGCGCCATCCGGGTGTCGCTGCCTTTCTGCAGCAGGATCTCGATGCGCATCAGCAGCGGGCGCAACTGATCGCGGGCGGTCATGTCCTGCATGGCGGTGGCCACGTCCAGGCTGGGCGGCAGCAACTGCGGCTGTCCGGCCAGCGCTTCCAGCGTCTGGCGACAGAACACATCCGCCTTGTCGCCCAGCTTGGCCATGTGGATATTCCGCCCATGCGAGGCCACCGTTCCGACGCATGCGAGGCCAGTGTTCCGGGCCATGGGAGGCCAGTGAAGGCGGTCGCCCGAAGGTGGTTGGTTGAGTCTAGTCGGACGGGTCGTTTCTGTCCTTGGCGTCTGTTGGCTTTGGGCCCTTCTTGCGCATCGATTCGCCGCTGAGCTCAACCAGCTCTGCGTTGTGTACCAGGCGGTCGAGGATGGCGTCGGCCAGGTGGGATCCTTGAACTGACCGTGCCAGGCTTGAGCGGCAGCTGGCTGGTCAGCAGCACGCTTCCGCGCTGGTGGCGATCTTCCAGCAGTTCCAGCAGCAGCGGCTGGTGCTCCGCGCACATCGGCACCAGGCCGAAGTCGTCGAGGATCAGCAGGTCGATGCGGCCAGGGTCTTCAGCCAGTGGCTGGTCCGCCCTTGCGCCTGTAGTGCACTGAGCTCGTCGCCGAGGCGTGGCAGGCGCAGGTAGCGCACCGAGTGCTTGGCGTCGATGGCGGCCTTGGCGAGCGCGCAGCCGAGGTAGCTCTTGCCGACGCCAGTCGGGCCGATCAGCAGCACGTGCTGGTGTTGCCTGAGCCAGTTGAGGCTGAGCAGATGGAGCCAGCGGCTCTTGCCCAGACCGCGCGGCTGCGCAGGTCGACGTCGGCCGGTGTGCCCGCTGGCTGAGGCGCGCAAGCCAGCCGCCGCGTCTGGGCTACGCTGTCGCGGTGCAGGCATTCGGCTTCGAGCAGGGTGGCGAGGGTGTCGATGAACTCGTCGCCCGGGGACATCCGCGCCAGGGTGTCGGCCACGCCGCGCAGGCCCAGGCGCGCCAGTTGCTGGTGCACAGGTTCATGCAGCATGGCGCACCTCCGGATGGCTGGCACTGTAATAGTCGCTGCCGCGGACGTGCTCATGGGTCTGCGGCGGGAGCGGCAGCGGCAACTGGTTGCGCGCACTGAGCAACAGCCGGCGCACATGCTCGTAGCCGATGGTGTCGAGGCACAGGCGCGTGCGCACGCGTCCTCGAGTGCGCTCGCGCCGTGGTCGCGCACCAGGCCGAGCACGCCCTGGGCACTGCGGATCGCTTGTTCCGGATGCCGGCTTGGCGAACAGCGTCTCGATGAACGCGAGCGTCCGACTGCCGACAGCCGCCGCCCGCTGCAGGATCTTCGGGTCGGCATAGGCGCGGTGATGCGCCGGCATGTGCGCCGGATCGGTGATGAAGCGTTGGCTCGGCGGTGCGCGGCGATGCAGTGCAATCCGCTGATCGCGGATCAGCACTTCGACATGCGCCTGGGTCAGGCGGACTTCGACGATCTGTCCGGCGTGTACATGAGGGACGCTGTAGTACTGCCGGTGGACGTCGACGTGATAGTCGCGCGCCACCTTGCGCACCAGGTAGCTGGCCATCTCGAAGCGGTTCGCTGGCAATGGCGACAGATGCACGCGCTCCTCGGCCAACTGGCTGTCGCGCGAGCCCACGCGCTTCTGGAACGGCGTCGCATTCAATGCCGCGAGCTTCTCCTTCAGCCAGTCGTTGAGGGCATCGAGCGAGGCGAACACGCGGTCGCGCGCGCAGGCGAGGATCTGCATCTCGACCACCTTCACGGCGCCCTCGACCGGCGACTTGTCCTGGGCTTGCGTACTCGGGCCGGGATCACGACGACATCGTAGTGGCGCGCAAAATCGCGATAGGCCGCGGTCAGCTTCGGCTCGAAGCGATCCGCTCGGGCAATCAGCGCACGCGGATTGTCGGGCACCGCAATCCGGGGCACGCCACCGAAGGCGACGAAGGCCCGGTGATGGCCGTCGAGCCAGCTCTCGGCCGTCTCGTTGGCATAGGCGTGCGCGAAGATCGCGTTCGACCAGCCGAGCGCGGCGGTGAAGATGTGCGCCGATGCGACCTTGTCGCCGATGCGGTAGTCCAACGTCAGACCGGCGAAGTCGAAATAGGCCTTCTCGCCCGGCACATGGTCGTGGCGATAAGCCAGATCACGGTCAGCCAGGAACGCGCCCAGCTCATCGCAGAACACGCTGTAGCCGATGCCGTCCGGATGTTGCTCGCGATACTCGGACCACAACAGCCGCCGGGTCACCCCCTTTGCGCGCCAACTCCGGCACCATCGCCGCATAGTTGGGCGCGCGCAGGGCTTCGCTGTCCCCTGGTGCGGATGACTCCGATATAACCGCCGCTCCAGTTCCTCGTCGCTCAACCCGGCGTCCAGCGGCCAACTAAGCCCCGACGCCGCAAAGTGCTTGAGCAGGCGCTCCACCGTACTGCGCGCCACCCCTGCGAGCGCGCCAGCACCCGCCGGCTCAGCCCTTCCTCATAGTGCAACCGCAGCAGTTCTCGAATCTGTCGCATGAGCAACCTCGCTTGAGCATGGGAATACCCCGCAGGCAAAGCCCGCGAGGATGACCCACCTCAAGCGACCGCCGCACTGGCCTCCCATGACCCGGAACGCTGGCCTCGCATGCCCCGGAACCGTGGCCTCGCATCGTCCGGAATCCTGGCCTCGCATGCGCCGGAATGGTGGCCTCTCATGAACCGGAACATCCACCATGCGCAGCTTGTCGCCGGGGGTCAGGGAAATCAGGCCAGCCAGTTGCCGCTCCAGATCGCTCAGGGTCTGGTCGATGGCGGTGAGTTGTTCAGTGGTGACACGGAAGGTAGCGAAGTTCTGCATGAGATGTTCTCCAAGGTTTGACGATCCGCCGGCACCGTTGCCGGGCGGTGTGCCGTTGCGGCACGGAGAGCATTTGAAACCATCGCTGTCTCACCGGATGAGACAATGGCCTACCGGTGGTCGGGTCGCTGCAACAACAGTGCCGCCCACGCTGTTGCCGCCCACTTCCAGGAGCCCGACAATGCAGCCCATGGACTGGAAGCTCGCAATCGAGAACTGGCGTCGTTTGCCGGCCGATGAAAAGGCGCGCAGGCGTTGGGCACTCATTCCCTTGAAAGTTGCGCGCAGCATGGCCTTCGCCGGAGAACCAGTGAGCCTCGCAGTGCTGGAGGCAGAACACGCGCGTCGCCCCCAGCCCCTCGCCACCCGGACCCCAATCCTGGAAGGTGATCTTCTCGATGGGAACATCAGTCGTCCCGATCACAGAGGCTGATGGGCTTTGCAATTGCGGCCCGACTCGATGTTCGCTACGCAACCGCGACGAAACTAGTGGACGGAACTAGTGGTAAGCCCGCGCACCCTCACCAATCCCGGCGGTGTAGATGTGCGCAAACACCGCGTTGGCCTTCAGATTGATCTCGTCAGCGCCATACACGCCTGAGGGCAAGTTCGCGAACAGGTGCTTGATGATTTCGGCCTTGACCTGGGCCTGGACGGTGGCCATCGAGCGCAGCCGCTCCAACGCGAAGCGGTCGTTGCTCAGCTTCTGCAGCAATTCCTTCGCCACTTTCTTGATGGCGTCCCGATTGGCCTTGGTCAAAGTGTCCTTCTGCAACAGATCGAACACAGCCAGTTGCTCCTCGCTCTCCAGCCCCTCGCGCAGGTAGCGCCTTTCTTCGTCGTTGAGGCTGCCGTTCAGAGCGAACAAGTCGTCCATGACCTTCTGGATTTCGGCCGCATCCTTGTCCTTGTTGTACTCCTGCACGATCTCCTGGTAGCGCTCGTACAGGTCGACCCGCGTTGGATTGGCCTTCACCATCGCGGCCAATCTCTCCTCGATCCTCTCCATCAGGTTCATCGCCATGACGTTCTTGAATGGCGTCTTCGCAAACTCCGCGCGCAGGCGGGAGAAGTCGATGTTGGACAGGTCGTAGCGAGGCGCTGTTGGCTCGCTAACGCTCGGCTGTTCGGTCGCCAGAGCAACATCGACAACCTGGTACAGGTCCTGCAGGAGCGCGCTGACGTCAGGTGTGGTGCGTGCATCCTGCAGCTTGTTGTAGATCGCGCTGACCGCGCTTTCTTCAGCGTCGAAGTCAAACAGGCCGGGGTTTGGAAACAAGCCGCGATGACGGGCCTGGACGTCCTCCACAATCACCTGATACGTCTTGCGGCGTTCGTTGCTTTCGCACAGCAGGTTGACCGCGACCAGGATTTGTCGCTGCTTGTCGAAGCCCTGTGCGCTGATCAGTGCATCCAGATCGAATCCGATGTCGCCAAGAAAATCCCCAGCCGCTTTCAGGCTCTGGGCGTACTCGACGAGGGCTTCGGTGTCATCGCGCACCGTGTCTTGCTCGTCCTCACCCTTGCCCGTGCCTGCGCGATCACCCTGCGCGAAGGTGGCCAGTGCCTTGCGCAGGCTCTTCAGCATGCCGTTGTAGTCGATGATCAGGCCATGCTTCTTGCCGCCACCCACGCGATTGACGCGGGCGATGGCCTGCATCAGCGTGTGACCCTGCATCGGCTTGTCGAGGTACAGCGTAGCCAGGCATTTCACGTCGAAGCCAGTCAGCCACATGGCGCAGACGATGGCGATGCGGAAGGGGTTTTCGGCCCGCTTGAACTCCTTCTCCAGATTGCGCTTGACCATCTTCTCGCGGTGCGGCGTGATGTCCAGCGGCTCGTCGCGGAAGTTCTTCCACTTGGCGAAGTCGGCCACCTCGCCCTGCTCCGACGAGAC
It includes:
- a CDS encoding serine/threonine protein kinase, with product MAIDPNPDSTQLDDVTPPLVQPDLLAPDTRVGRYRIVALVGEGGMGRVYRAEQLEPVQRTVALKLIRGASQDPLLSAMLAVEAQALAQVEHPAIARLYELGRTLHGEPFLALEWVEGEDLEAYLARTQPPAAARVRLLQRICLGVHPAHLRGVVHRDIKPGNILVPLVDGRPEPKLIDFGIAVAGTPGAGMRVPVAGSRGYMAPEQARGDAAPDLRSDVYSLGMTLLAAFAPGADAARESVRLETLRELLAQSTSRLQQGSPQRATAAALAAVPFELRAILRKALAELPADRYASALELAEDLDAYLSHRPLRALPRTRRYVIGKFARRHRLGLAASAAVLLAILAGSGLALYGLVQARAAQQLAEESAAQARREAARSATLASFLRDVLGGITPDEARGQDTTLLQRIFDRAQRRAEEQLAGDPALLLEATAQIGANLRLIGKSEASATALTAVLARVEGTPLAHAAAAIQARRALATALYEMDQDPKAREVAARALADTLAHHAGDVAMQVGALSDLAWVQQILDPPSAVKHMQDALRLAQASLDPRDPLRVEVGLLLATIYLRAADADSAQPLFDQGIPLLIERYGADHPRVHRARSEAAIVLLRRREFATAEPLLRELLDQAEKLYGADHAATLSLVNNLGSALRQQGKVEQAAPYYERGYEAQLRLHGPQHTSTLIAFNNLARLRVDQGRAGEILEALRQNVADGERALGSDTRVPAEFRQTLARALAATGHGEEALAEWERAWQFTVEHQGADSGDARELVADVLEHVRKQGDDDLPQGWRERPH
- a CDS encoding DNA-binding protein, encoding MSLENLRVIGRLQAHAPDHGSIQKLLSAARRNLADAQVVSISKDNRFDAAYKAIQQCAMIGLWASGYRTSTSQPGHHQTALQCLTLTMGLPPPSVIVLDALRKQRNLSDYEGDPISDGALASCLDEASRLLGFTERWLGTVHPSLTGDP
- a CDS encoding nucleotidyltransferase domain-containing protein translates to MSNTSCLMDLLFGDYRQRVLAVLLLQPGTSFHVRELARVTGCSAGTLTRELGKLADSGLVSRSVQGNQVRYRANRDCPLFDELASLFRKTHGARAVLAEALAPLRERIRLALIFGSVARGSEVAASDVDLLVVGDLGFAELVQALYPAQQVLQREINPVLYSATELVERLDRGDAFAARMLSDARIFVIGGADELGELAGDRAPSSARA
- a CDS encoding ATP-binding protein, with protein sequence MLLIGPTGVGKSYLGCALAKAAIDAKHSVRYLRLPRLGDELSALQAQGRTSHWLKTLAASTC
- a CDS encoding transposase, with the protein product MERLLKHFAASGLSWPLDAGLSDEELERRLYRSHPHQGTAKPCARPTMRRWCRSWRAKGVTRRLLWSEYREQHPDGIGYSVFCDELGAFLADRDLAYRHDHVPGEKAYFDFAGLTLDYRIGDKVASAHIFTAALGWSNAIFAHAYANETAESWLDGHHRAFVAFGGVPRIAVPDNPRALIARADRFEPKLTAAYRDFARHYDVVVIPARVRKPRTSRRSRAP